In Malus sylvestris chromosome 16, drMalSylv7.2, whole genome shotgun sequence, the following are encoded in one genomic region:
- the LOC126608063 gene encoding microtubule-associated protein 70-1: MEEFSGDGGLTPMTDYSNGPVHGATPTPPPLTVSGSFKEGKSSSRRRGFRKPSMDGDELINLLHGSDPVKVELNRLENEVRDKDRELGEAQAQIKALKLSDRAREKACEELTDELSKVEEKLKLTESLLESKNLEIKKINDEKKASMAAQFAAEATLRRVHAAQKDDDMPPIEAILAPLEAELKLARQEIAKLQDDNKALDRLTKSKEAALLEAERTVQVALAKASMVDDLQNKNQELMKQIEICQEENKILDKMHRQKVAEVEKLTQTVRELEEAVLAGGAAANAVRDYQRKFQEMNEERKTLDRELARAKVTANRVAVVVANEWKDANDKVMPVKQWLEERRFLQGEMQQLRDKLAITERAAKSEAQLKEKYHMRLKVLEESVRGNSLNRSTAEGRSTSNGPSRRQSLGGADNPPKLTSNGFLSKRAPVRSLTSSTSSVLKHAKGTSKSFDGGTRSLDRGKVNLNGTGPSFSVNQSCEGTKDGEAQNNWKGNSDDKPEFSTVDTEDSVPGVLYDLLQKEVVALRKAGHEKDQSLKDKDDAIEMLAKKVDTLTKAMEVEAKKMRREVAAMEKEVAAMRVDKEHENRAKRFGHTKSSVSSAQVLSGRGLARSGLTRSTQ; encoded by the exons ATGGAGGAGTTTTCCGGCGACGGAGGTTTGACTCCGATGACGGATTACAGTAACGGACCGGTTCACGGCGCTACGCCGACACCGCCGCCGCTGACGGTGTCCGGATCGTTCAAGGAGGGGAAGAGCTCCTCGCGGAGGAGAGGATTCAGGAAACCGAGTATGGATGGCGACGAGTTGATAAACCTCTTGCACGGCTCGGATCCGGTCAAGGTCGAGCTCAATCGGCTCGAGAATGAAGTCAGAG ATAAGGACCGGGAGCTAGGAGAGGCACAGGCTCAGATCAAGGCTCTCAAGCTCTCTGATAGAGCCAGAGAAAAAGCTTGTGAAGAG CTCACTGATGAGCTGTCAAAGGTGGAAGAAAAGCTGAAGTTAACTGAATCACTTCTAGAAAGCAAA AATCTTGAAATAAAGAAAATCAATGATGAGAAGAAAGCTTCCATGGCTGCTCAGTTCGCAGCTGAAGCTACTCTACGGAGGGTTCATGCTGCTCAAAAGGATGATGATATGCCTCCGATTGAAGCCATTCTTGCACCTCTGGAGGCTGAGCTAAAGCTTGCCCGGCAAGAG ATTGCGAAGCTTCAAGATGATAACAAAGCTCTGGATCGCCTTACCAAATCAAAAGAAGCAGCTTTACTTGAGGCTGAGAGGACTGTTCAGGTTGCCTTGGCTAAGGCCTCCATGGTGGATGACCTTCAAAATAAAAACCAAGAGTTGATGAAACAGATAGAAATTTGTCAG GAAGAAAATAAGATTTTAGACAAGATGCATAGACAAAAGGTTGCTGAGGTTGAAAAGCTTACTCAGACTGTGCGGGAGTTGGAAGAGGCTGTTCTTGCTGGTGGTGCAGCGGCAAATGCTGTGAGGGATTATCAGCGGAAGTTTCAGGAGATGAAT GAGGAAAGAAAAACTCTAGACCGGGAGTTGGCCCGTGCAAAAGTAACAGCAAATAGAGTAGCTGTAGTGGTAGCAAATGAGTGGAAAGACGCTAATGACAAAGTGATGCCTGTAAAACAGTGGCTGGAGGAACGGAGATTCTTGCAG GGAGAAATGCAGCAACTTCGTGACAAGCTTGCCATAACTGAGCGAGCTGCCAAGTCTGAAGCTCAATTGAAA GAAAAATATCATATGCGACTTAAAGTGCTTGAGGAGAGTGTGAGAGGTAACAGTCTTAACCGCAGTACAGCAGAGGGAAGAAGTACAAGCAATGGACCCTCTCGACGTCAGTCCCTGGGTGGGGCTGATAACCCTCCAAAATTAACTTCCAATGGCTTTTTATCCAAGAGAGCTCCTGTCAGGTCTTTGACCTCCAGCACCAGTTCAGTGTTAAAGCATGCTAAGGGCACATCAAAATCATTTGATGGTGGTACAAGATCATTGGACAGGGGTAAGGTTAACTTGAATGGTACAGGCCCCAGTTTCTCCGTCAACCAATCTTGTGAGGGTACAAAGGATGGCGAAGCACAAAATAACTGGAAGGGAAATTCAGATGATAAGCCTGAGTTCTCAACAGTGGATACAGAGGATAGTGTCCCAGGGGTTTTGTATGATTTGTTGCAGAAAGAGGTTGTGGCTTTGAGGAAAGCTGGTCACGAGAAAGATCAAAGCCTGAAAGACAAGGATGACGCTATTGAG ATGTTAGCCAAGAAGGTAGATACCTTGACTAAAGCAATGGAGGTTGAAgcaaagaaaatgagaagagaagTTGCTGCCATGGAGAAGGAGGTAGCTGCCATGCGTGTGGACAAAGAACATGAGAATAGGGCCAAGCGGTTTGGTCATACTAAAAGTTCCGTCAGCAGTGCTCAGGTGCTCTCTGGAAG GGGTCTCGCACGAAGTGGGTTAACACGCAGCACCCAATGA